One Streptomyces umbrinus genomic window, GGACGTGACGTACGCGCGTCATGCGGACAGGCTTCATGAGGGCAACTCCCGTTTGGATGAGCGGAATCTGAGAGCCGCATGCAACCAACCGCCCCTGGGCCCAGCTTGGGCCCGCGCTGTGGCCCGCCTGTGGCCCACGCAAAGAACACCTCAACAAACCCGCCCTGACCTGCGCTTACGCCCGCTCGCCCCAACTCCCCCGCTGGTACAGGTCCGTGACAGAAGACAGGAGGCGGCCGACCGCGTACGGATCAGCCGAGCCGCACCCTTGCCAGCTGACGCGACTGGGCGACGAGGCGGTCCTCGCTGTCCCAGACCTCGGCGTCCTCCTCCAGGAAGCCGCCGGCGAGGTTGCGGGTGGTGATGGAGACGCGCAGGGGGCCCGGCGCCGGACGGCAGCGCACGTGCACGGTCAGCTCGACGGTCGGCACCCAGCCGGACAGGCCGAGTTCGAAGGCGGTCGGAGGCAGCGCGTCCACCGCGAGGAGCAGCGAGAGGGGGTCCGGGTCGCGGCCGTCGGCGAGGCCGAACCAGGAGCGCATCTCGCCCTTGCCGGACGGCGATCCGAGGGCCCAGCCCAGGGTGGCGGGGTCGAGCTTGAGCATCAGCCGGTCGGTGATCGCGGAGCTGCCGGAGACGGGGGCGGGCCCGTCCTCGGGTCCGAAGCACTGGTCCATGGGCGGAATCGCGGGCGGCCTGGCCGTCGTACGGACGTCGTCGGGGAGGCTGTCGAGGTCCCCGTAGGAGGCGAGCACGCGGATCCGCTCGACCTCGCGGCCCTGGTCGTCGTACTGGAACAGGGACGCCTGGCCGGTGGAGAGGGTGCGGCCGGTGCGGACGACGTCGGTGCGGACGACCGCCGGGCCCGGCTGGGACGCGGTGAGGTAGTGCGCGGAGATCGTGAACGGGTCGGCGTGCGGCAGGGCGTCGGCGAGCGCGCGGCCCAGAACGGCGAGCAGGTAGCCGCCGTTGACGGCGCTGATGATCGTCCACCCGGCGGACAGGTCGATGTCGTAGACGCCGGGTGCGCGACGGGTGACCGCGGTGTCGCGGTCGAACTCGCTGTCGCCGATCCTGGCCCGTACCGCGTGCACGGAAGCTGCTTCTGACATGCCTGAACGGTACAACAGGTAATTACTAAGCAGTAGCTTTTTCTGTTTCGATCTCGTGAAACGCCCCGTGGCCCGCCTCACTCCGACAACCTCGTCCTCACCCTTACTCCGCCACCTCGACCGCCGTCGAGCGCCGGTGCCACGCCCGGGGCGCGCGCCAGTGGTACCGCATCGCGAGCAGCCGCAGCATGAAGGTCGTGACGACGGCGAGCGCGGAGGTGAAGGTGTTCAGGGCGTCGTAGCGGATGCACAGGGCGACCATCGTGCTGCCGACGATGGCGGGCACGGCGTAGAGATCGCGGTCCCAGCGCAGCAGCGAGGGGACCTCGTTGGCGAGGACGTCCCGCAGCACACCTCCGCCGACCGCGGTCGCGAGTCCGAGGGTCGCCGAGGCGGTGAGGCCGAGTCCGTACTCGTACGCCTTCGTCGTGCCCGCGACGCAGAAGAGGCCGAGTCCGGCCGCGTCGAAGATGTTCACGCCGAGCTGGATCCGCTCCACCTCGGGGTGGAGGAAGAAGACCAGCAGGGCGGCGAGCAGCGGAGTGAGGAAGTACCCCAGATCCGTGAAGGCCGCGGGCGGCACGGCTCCGATGACCAGATCCCGGAACAGCCCGCCGCCCAGCGCGGTGACCTCGGCGAGGACCGCGATGCCGAAGACGTCGAAGTTCTTGCGGACGGCCAGCAGGGCACCGGAGATCGCGAAGACGAAGATGCCGACCAGGTCGAGTGTGTGCTGGACGGACGGGGTGAAGAGTTCCTGGATCACCCGAACATTCTCACCCAGCACAGAGCCCCTGCCTTCCATTGCAAGGCAGGGGCTCGGTGATACTTACTACTCCTTGGCGGGAGCGTCACCCTCGGAGGCTTCGTCGGCTTCGGAGGCGGCCTCGGCGGCAGCGTCCTTCGCCGGTGCCTCCGCGGAAGCCGGAGCCTCCTTGGAGACCGCCGGGGACTCCTTGGCGACCGACGTCTCCGTGACCGCCGGTGTCTCCGTGGCAGCCGCCACCTCGGCCGCGACCGCCGCCGACGTGGCCGCGGACTCCGCGAGCACCTCGTCGGCCACCAGCTCCGCCGCCTCCTTCGCGGCGGTCAGCAGCACGGTGTCCTGCGGGGCCTGGTCCTCGAAGTTCTCCGGGTGGTGGCAGGCCACCTGCTGACCGGGCTTCAGCTCCAGGAGCGGCGGCTCGGTCGTCGTGCAGATCTGCGTGGCCTTCCAGCACCGCGTGTGGAAGCGGCACCCGCTCGGCGGCGAGATCGGCGAGGGCACGTCGCCCTTGAGCAGGATGCGCTCGCTCTTGGCCGACTTGCGCCGGGGGTCCGGAATCGGCACCGCCGACATCAGCGCCTTGGTGTACGGGTGCATCGGCGCCTTGTACAGCGACTCACGGTCGGCCAGCTCGACGATCTTGCCGAGGTACATCACGGCGATACGGTCCGAGACATGGCGTACGACGGACAGGTCGTGCGCGATGATCACGTACGTGAGGCCGAGCTCCTGCTGGAGGTCGTCCAGCAGGTTCACCACCTGCGCCTGGATCGACACGTCGAGCGCGGAGACCGGCTCGTCCGCCACGACCATCTTCGGGTTGAGCGCGAGCGCGCGGGCGATGCCGATGCGCTGGCGCTGACCGCCGGAGAACTCGTGCGGGTAGCGGTTGTAGTGCTCGGGGTTGAGACCGACCACCGACAGCAGCCGCTGGACCTCCTTCTTGATGCCGCCCTCGGGCATGACGCCCTGGAGCTTGAAGGGGGCGCTGATGATCGTGCCGATCGTGTGGCGCGGGTTCAGCGACGAGTACGGGTCCTGGAAGATCATCTGGACGTCACGGCGCATCGGGCGCATGCCGGCGACGCTGAGGTGCGTGATGTCCTTGCCCTCGAACTCGACCTTGCCCGCCGTCGGTTCGAGCAGCCGCGTGATCAGCCGGCCCATCGTCGACTTGCCGCAGCCCGACTCGCCCACGACACCGAGCGTCTCGCCGGACCTGACCTCGAAGTCGATGCCGTCGACCGCCCGCACCGCGCCGACCTGCCGCTGGAGCAGGCCCTTGCGGATCGGGAAGTGCTTCTGCAGGCCGGTCACCTTCAGGAGCGTCTCGCCGGGGGCGGCGTCCTTGGTGAGGGTCGCCACGCCGTCGCTCTGCGCGGGGATGACCACGGGTTTGTCCTCTGCTTTGTCACTCACAGCTTCGGCGCAATCTCTTCGGTCCAGATCCGTTCCCGCTGCTCCTGCGTCATGTGGCAGGCGGCCCAGTGCTGGCTGCCGACCTCGGTCAGCTCGGGGCGGACCGTGCGGGTGACGTTGTCCTTGGGGACGTCCGCGTACGAGCAGCGCGGGTTGAAGGCGCAGCCCGACGGGATGTTGATCAGCGAGGGCGGGGAACCCTTGACCGGGATCAGCCGCTCGGTCTGGTCACGGTCCAGGCGGGGCATGGAGCCGAGCAGGCCCCAGGTGTACGGGTGCCTGGGCTCGTAGAAGACCTTCTCGGCCGGGCCCCGCTCGATGCAGCGGCCGCCGTACATCACCAGGATGTCGTCGGAGAGCTCGGCGACGACGCCCAGGTCGTGGGTGATGATGATGACCGCGGAGCCGAACTCCTGCTGCAGGTCCCGGATGAGGTCGAGGATCTGCGCCTGGACGGTCACGTCCAGGGCGGTCGTCGGCTCGTCCGCGATCAGCAGCTCGGGGTTGTTGACCAGCGACATCGCGATCATCGCGCGCTGGCGCATACCGCCGGAGAACTCGTGCGGATAGCTGTCGACCCGCTTGTCCGGCTGAGGGATGCCGACCCGGTCGAGCATCTCGACGGCGCGCCTGCGCGCCACCTTCTTGTCCACCTTGTGGTGGATCCGGTACGCCTCCACGATCTGCTGGCCGATCGTGTAGTACGGGTGCAGCGCCGACAGCGGGTCCTGGAAGATCATCGCCATCTCGCGGCCACGCAGCTTGCGCACGTAGTCGGGGTCGGCGGAGAGCAGTTCCGTGCCGTCGAGCCAGATCTCGCCGGAGATCTGCGCCTTGCGCTTGCCGTACTGGCCCGCGGTGTGCAGGCCCATGATGCCGAGCGAGGTCACCGACTTGCCGGAGCCCGACTCGCCCACGATGCCGAGGGTCTTGCCCTTCTCCAGCGTGAAGCTGAGCCCGTCGACGGACTTGACCAGGCCGTCGTCGGTCGGGAAGTGCACCTTCAGGTCGCGGACTTCGAGGAAGGCGGAGGGGGTGGGCGAGTCCTTTACGGGCTCGCCCACCGCGGCTCCGCTCTTGCTGAGTTCGGTCATGAGAGCCTCACGCGGGGGTCGATCACGGCGTACAGCAGGTCCACCAGGAGGTTCGCGACGATCACCGCGAGCGAGGTGATCAGCGTGACGCCCAGGATGACGGGCAGGTCCTTGTCGCTGATCGCCTTGAGAACCGCCTGCCCGAGGCCGGGAAGGCTGAACGTGGTCTCGGTGAGGATCGCGCCGCCGATCAGGGCGCCGAGGTCCATGCCGAGCATGGTGAGGATCGGCGTCATGGTGGAGCGCATCGCGTGCTTGCCGATGACGACGGGTTCGGTCAGGCCCTTGGCGCGGGCGGTGCGGATGTAGTCCTCGCCCAGGACCTCCAGCATGGTGGCTCTGGTGATCCGGGCGTACATCGCCGCATAGAGGAAGGCCAGCGTGACCCAGGGCAGGATCATGCCGCCGAACCAGCCGGTGAAGCTCTCCTCGATGGGCACGTACTGTGCGTCGATCCAGCCCAGTCCGTAGCTGAAGATCGCCAGGGACAGCAGGCCGGTGAAGTAGATGGGGAGCGAGACGCCGCCGAGGGCGACGATCATCGCGCCACGGTCCCAGAGGGAACCGCGCTTGAGCGCTGAGAGCACACCCGCCGCGACACCGAAGATCAACCACAGGAAGGCGGCACCGAGCGCGAGAGCCAGGGTCACTGGGAAGCGGTCGGTGAGTACCGGCCAGATGGCCTGCTCGTTGCGGAAGGAGTAGCCGAAGCAGGGCGCCGCGCAGTTCGTCACGTCGCCGCCGGCCGCATAGGTGCGCCCGACGAAGAGGCCTTTGAAGAACTCCCAGACCTGGGCGAAGATCGGGTCTGCCAGACCGAGCTTCTGCCGCACGGCCTCGATCGCCGCGGGGTCGGCCTGCTTGCCCACGAACATCGTGGCCGGGTCCACGCCCGCCCAGCGGGGGACGAGGAAGAAGATGCCGAAGACCACCAGAATGATGACCACCAGCATCACTGCGGCGGCGAAGAGCCGCCTGATGAGGTATGCGAGCACTGCTCTCGGCCCGGCGGCGGTGCCGCGGGCCACCGGAGGTCTTCCGGTGGCCCGCGGGTCACGCCGCGCCGGCCTTCACCTGCCTTTCGTGCCGTATGGCGGGTGCGCCGGTCGGTGTTACTTCTTGAGGCCGAGGTTCACGAAGTCGTACTGACCGCTGTAGTTGTCGGTCGTGTAGACGTTCGCGAGACGGCTGGAGCGCCAGTTGATGAACTTCTCGAAGACGAAGGGCAGGTAGTACGCGCCCTCCGAGACCTTGTGGTTGATCTCCGTGGAGATCTCGACCTTCTTCGCCTCGTCGAGCTCCTTGACGTAGTCGTCGAAGAGGCCGTCGATCGTCTTGTCCTTGATCAGGGCGAAGTTGTTGTTGCCGCTCTCAAGGATGTACTTGCTGTCCCACAGCGGCATGCCGTAACCCTGGACGGTCGGGAAGTCCGGGCCCCAGCCCATGATGATGATGCCGTAGCCCTTCTTCTTCACGTTCTCGGGGCTACCGATGATGCCGGTGGTCTGGGCACCGTCGAACTGGTCGATGTCGACGGTGATGCCGACCTTCTTCAGCGAGGCCTGGAGGGACTCGGCGGTGGCAACCTCGACCGGCTTGTTGTTACGGACCGCGATGGTGGTCTTGAAGCCGTTCGGCTGACCGCAGGCCTTGAGCTCTTCCTTGGCCTTGGCGACGTTGCCGTTCTTGTTCGTCGTGGCCGCCTCGTACGGGTCGTACTTCTGGCCCTCGGAACCGGGGACGGACGGCGGCAGCATGTTGGTGCCGATGTCGCCACCGGCGACCGGGCCACCACGAGCGGTCTGCAGCGACTCGTGGTCGGCGCCGTAGATCACGGCCTTGCGGCAGTGCTCGTTGTCGAACGGCTTGACGCTCTGCGGGAAGACCGCGTAGCGGATGTAGCCGGAGACCGGGTTGTCCAGGTTGGCCTTGTGCTGCTTCAGGGCGGTGGTGCGGCCCTGCGGGGACAGACCGGTCTGGCCGATGTCCAGGTCGTAGTCGCCGTTGATCAGACGCTGGTCCATGTCATTGGCGTTGGTGAACAGCGTCAGCGAGATCTTGTCCGGGTACGCCTTGCGGACCGGGTCCGAGGACTGCTTCCAGTTCTCGTTGCGGACCAGGACCAGCTTCTTGTTCGGCGTGTACGACTGGAACTTGTACGGGCCGGAGGAGAAGGGCTTCAGGCCGTACTTCGACTTGGTGTCCTTGTCCTGGCGGACCGGGGAAGCCGAGGTCAGGCCGAGGATGTCCTCGAAGTCCGAGTTGGCCTCGGGCAGCTTGAAGATGACGGTCTTGTCGTCCGGCGTCTCGATCGCCTTCAGACCGAGCTTGTCCTTGGACTTGTCCTTGTACGGGCCCTTGTACTCGCCCTTGGGGTCGAGCACGTCCTTCAGGTAGACCGGACCGCCGGACAGGACGTCCTGCGCCCAGACGCGCTCGATGCCGTACTTGACGTCCTTGGAGGTGATGGGCTTGCCATCCTCCCAGGTGACCCCGTCACGCAGCGTGTACGTGTAGGTCTTGCCGTCGTCGGAGATCTTCGCCGTGCTGGTGGCGAGGTCGGGGGTGACCTCGGCGCCCTTGGCTCCGGGCTCCGCCTTGCCGGTCACCAGCGTGCGGCTGTAGTACCGCATGAAGTTCCAGGCGAAGCCGTAGTAGCCACGCGTGGTGTCCCACGAGTCGGCGTCCTGGGCGCCCGCGAACTTCAGCTCGCCGCCCTTCTTGGCGAGGGAGGCCTGGGCGACCTTGTTGTTGGCTGCGTTGAAGCCGGCCGCGCCGTTCTTCGAGCCGCCGTCGTCGTCGTTGCCGCCGCCGCCGCACGCCGCCGTGGACAGCAGCGCAGCGACCACGGCTGCGGCGGCCGCGGCCTGCTTGCGCCGCCCTGTGGTGCGTTGGGTACTCACTCGGATCCTCCGATATGTAGCGGCCCGTCGACAGATGACGGGGCCCTGGGGGTACGGCAGTTCAGCGGGAACCCTTCGGGTCGAGCGCATCGCGTACGCCGTCGCCGAAGAGGTTGAAGGAGAGCACGGTGATGAAGATCGCTACACCCGGGATCACCATGTACATGGGGTCCGAGTCGTAGTAGTCGATCGCGGAGGAGAGCATCTGTCCCCAGGAGGCGGTGGGCGGCTTGACGCCCACACCCAGGAAGCTGAGCGCCGCCTCGGTGAGGATGTTGGTCGGGATCATCATCGTCGTGTACACGATGATGGGCGCGACGAGGTTGGGCAGCAGCTCCTTGAACAGGATGTAGAACCGCCCGGCCCCGAGGCTGCGCGCGGCCTCCACGTACTCGCGCTCACGCAGGGACAGCGTCTGACCGCGCACCACGCGTCCCACATAGGGCCAGCCGAAGAAGCCGATCACCAGGATCATGACGAACAGGCGCACGCCCGTTCCCGTCAGACCCAGCATCTCGTTCGGCATGACCGAGACCAGCGCGATGATGAAGAGGAGCTGCGGGAAGGCCAGCAGGCCGTCCATCACGCGGCTGATGAAGGCGTCGACCCAGCCGCCGAAGTAGCCGGCGAGAACGCCGAGCACGGTGCCGAGCACCACGGCCACCAGGGCCGACAGGAAGCCGACGAGCAGCGAGATGCGGGCGCCGTAGACGATCCGGGCGAAGATGTCGCGGCCGCTGACCGGTTCGACGCCGAGAAGGTGGTCTCCGCTGATTCCACCGAAGGACCCGGTGGGGGTCGAGAAGAGCGGATCGATCAGGTCCTCGTGATGTGACTCGGGGTCCTGCCCGACCAGGTTCGTGATCACGGGAGCGAGCAGCGCGATCGCGATCAGCACGAGGACGATGACGCCGCCCGTCAGGGCGAGCTTGTCCCGCTTCAGGCGCTCCCAGGCGATGCGGCCGAGGGAACGACCCTGTACCGCCTTCGCCTCGGCGGAGCCGGCTACGAGCGCCGCCTCCTCGGCCGCGCTCGGGGCGGCTTCGGCCGTCGGCTCGTGCAATGGTGCCGTCATCGTGGCAGGGACCCCTCTCAACCGGCGGTAGCCGGCCCACACTTGCCGCTGTAGCGGCGTGATCAGTCCGTCGTACACGGGGGATAAACCCCCTGGACCGGGAGTCTTCAACGCCTCGGCGATCTGTTGCCAGACCTGACGGTGAATGGATGCGCAAACGTGATGCTGTCAGGAGGGTTCCGTTATCCGAACGCCGGGTAACGGGGGTCGGACGCGGGAGTTTTGGTACGAAAGGGGCCTCGCAGCCCATTTACCCGCGTAGATCGGGACATTCCACCCAGGGGTGATGCGGGAGAGGGAGCCGATGCTCCACAGGTTGGACTCGACCGGACCCGGATCGTCTCAGGTACTTCGCCCGGGCACTTCGACCCGATCGTCTCAGGTGCTTCGATTCGTCTCAGTAGGTGCCCGGGAATCCGTATCCGCCGGCCGCCGGTGCCTGGGCGGGCGCCGCGT contains:
- a CDS encoding thioesterase family protein, giving the protein MSEAASVHAVRARIGDSEFDRDTAVTRRAPGVYDIDLSAGWTIISAVNGGYLLAVLGRALADALPHADPFTISAHYLTASQPGPAVVRTDVVRTGRTLSTGQASLFQYDDQGREVERIRVLASYGDLDSLPDDVRTTARPPAIPPMDQCFGPEDGPAPVSGSSAITDRLMLKLDPATLGWALGSPSGKGEMRSWFGLADGRDPDPLSLLLAVDALPPTAFELGLSGWVPTVELTVHVRCRPAPGPLRVSITTRNLAGGFLEEDAEVWDSEDRLVAQSRQLARVRLG
- a CDS encoding trimeric intracellular cation channel family protein, with amino-acid sequence MEGRGSVLGENVRVIQELFTPSVQHTLDLVGIFVFAISGALLAVRKNFDVFGIAVLAEVTALGGGLFRDLVIGAVPPAAFTDLGYFLTPLLAALLVFFLHPEVERIQLGVNIFDAAGLGLFCVAGTTKAYEYGLGLTASATLGLATAVGGGVLRDVLANEVPSLLRWDRDLYAVPAIVGSTMVALCIRYDALNTFTSALAVVTTFMLRLLAMRYHWRAPRAWHRRSTAVEVAE
- a CDS encoding ABC transporter ATP-binding protein; its protein translation is MVIPAQSDGVATLTKDAAPGETLLKVTGLQKHFPIRKGLLQRQVGAVRAVDGIDFEVRSGETLGVVGESGCGKSTMGRLITRLLEPTAGKVEFEGKDITHLSVAGMRPMRRDVQMIFQDPYSSLNPRHTIGTIISAPFKLQGVMPEGGIKKEVQRLLSVVGLNPEHYNRYPHEFSGGQRQRIGIARALALNPKMVVADEPVSALDVSIQAQVVNLLDDLQQELGLTYVIIAHDLSVVRHVSDRIAVMYLGKIVELADRESLYKAPMHPYTKALMSAVPIPDPRRKSAKSERILLKGDVPSPISPPSGCRFHTRCWKATQICTTTEPPLLELKPGQQVACHHPENFEDQAPQDTVLLTAAKEAAELVADEVLAESAATSAAVAAEVAAATETPAVTETSVAKESPAVSKEAPASAEAPAKDAAAEAASEADEASEGDAPAKE
- a CDS encoding ABC transporter ATP-binding protein, producing MTELSKSGAAVGEPVKDSPTPSAFLEVRDLKVHFPTDDGLVKSVDGLSFTLEKGKTLGIVGESGSGKSVTSLGIMGLHTAGQYGKRKAQISGEIWLDGTELLSADPDYVRKLRGREMAMIFQDPLSALHPYYTIGQQIVEAYRIHHKVDKKVARRRAVEMLDRVGIPQPDKRVDSYPHEFSGGMRQRAMIAMSLVNNPELLIADEPTTALDVTVQAQILDLIRDLQQEFGSAVIIITHDLGVVAELSDDILVMYGGRCIERGPAEKVFYEPRHPYTWGLLGSMPRLDRDQTERLIPVKGSPPSLINIPSGCAFNPRCSYADVPKDNVTRTVRPELTEVGSQHWAACHMTQEQRERIWTEEIAPKL
- a CDS encoding ABC transporter permease; the encoded protein is MLAYLIRRLFAAAVMLVVIILVVFGIFFLVPRWAGVDPATMFVGKQADPAAIEAVRQKLGLADPIFAQVWEFFKGLFVGRTYAAGGDVTNCAAPCFGYSFRNEQAIWPVLTDRFPVTLALALGAAFLWLIFGVAAGVLSALKRGSLWDRGAMIVALGGVSLPIYFTGLLSLAIFSYGLGWIDAQYVPIEESFTGWFGGMILPWVTLAFLYAAMYARITRATMLEVLGEDYIRTARAKGLTEPVVIGKHAMRSTMTPILTMLGMDLGALIGGAILTETTFSLPGLGQAVLKAISDKDLPVILGVTLITSLAVIVANLLVDLLYAVIDPRVRLS
- a CDS encoding ABC transporter substrate-binding protein gives rise to the protein MSTQRTTGRRKQAAAAAAVVAALLSTAACGGGGNDDDGGSKNGAAGFNAANNKVAQASLAKKGGELKFAGAQDADSWDTTRGYYGFAWNFMRYYSRTLVTGKAEPGAKGAEVTPDLATSTAKISDDGKTYTYTLRDGVTWEDGKPITSKDVKYGIERVWAQDVLSGGPVYLKDVLDPKGEYKGPYKDKSKDKLGLKAIETPDDKTVIFKLPEANSDFEDILGLTSASPVRQDKDTKSKYGLKPFSSGPYKFQSYTPNKKLVLVRNENWKQSSDPVRKAYPDKISLTLFTNANDMDQRLINGDYDLDIGQTGLSPQGRTTALKQHKANLDNPVSGYIRYAVFPQSVKPFDNEHCRKAVIYGADHESLQTARGGPVAGGDIGTNMLPPSVPGSEGQKYDPYEAATTNKNGNVAKAKEELKACGQPNGFKTTIAVRNNKPVEVATAESLQASLKKVGITVDIDQFDGAQTTGIIGSPENVKKKGYGIIIMGWGPDFPTVQGYGMPLWDSKYILESGNNNFALIKDKTIDGLFDDYVKELDEAKKVEISTEINHKVSEGAYYLPFVFEKFINWRSSRLANVYTTDNYSGQYDFVNLGLKK
- a CDS encoding ABC transporter permease — protein: MTAPLHEPTAEAAPSAAEEAALVAGSAEAKAVQGRSLGRIAWERLKRDKLALTGGVIVLVLIAIALLAPVITNLVGQDPESHHEDLIDPLFSTPTGSFGGISGDHLLGVEPVSGRDIFARIVYGARISLLVGFLSALVAVVLGTVLGVLAGYFGGWVDAFISRVMDGLLAFPQLLFIIALVSVMPNEMLGLTGTGVRLFVMILVIGFFGWPYVGRVVRGQTLSLREREYVEAARSLGAGRFYILFKELLPNLVAPIIVYTTMMIPTNILTEAALSFLGVGVKPPTASWGQMLSSAIDYYDSDPMYMVIPGVAIFITVLSFNLFGDGVRDALDPKGSR